Part of the Bdellovibrionales bacterium genome is shown below.
GCCCAATCTGGTTTTTGGATTGGTCCTTGCCGATATTTTAAAAACTCAAATGGATCTACCTATTGAAATATTTGGTGGCTTAATTATTTACACTCTTTTGATTACCCTACTTTCTCCAATGATTGTAAAAATACTCCCAGAAAACAAACAAATCGAGATCATTATCGATGCTGAGTCAGCAGACTTTTCAAATAGGCCGAGGTTCAGTTAAGCAGTGTTGCATATCCGGCAATTATTGAAGTGACAGCCGCAATCTTATTTGGAGTAAATATACTTCGTGCCTTTTTGGTTAAGTGGCTTCACCATAGAAATCTGGCGCTTTACTATGAAACTTTGCATAGATTCCTATTTTTAGATTTACTTTCATTAAATAACCACTCTAACGCCCCCAAGACTTTCAATTTTGTGGGGGAAATTTCCTCCAGGTGTTCCAATAAACATTTGATTTTTTTGAATACCAAATCTCTTTGATAGGGCGTCAACAAGTTCAGGAGAAAATATCCCCTTCACCAAGACTAAATCAATTCGTAAATTCGGATATATCTCATCGATGACTCTCGCCTGATACCAAATAGAGGGCGGAATTTTCTTTTTTTCTGAGTAGACATGTACAATCTTAAGTCTTTTGCTTTGCTCATTGAGAAGCACATATTGGGCAGCTCTATTGAGGGTTGATAGGTTGTCGCCCTTTGTATAATAAACCGTTTGTATGGAATTGATGTGATCAACTATTTTTTGCAGCGATTTGCTAAGAATTTGTTTTGTGCCAGGCAGAAGTCCCACAGAATGTTGAATAGCATTGAGCAAAAATTTCAAAATCGTAGTTCTCATCAAAATGAGTAAGACCACACCAAAGGTGACTGCATAATATATTAGAAAAATGCGGGCTCCTTCAACATTTAGAAAAAAATTGCCAACTAAACCTAAAAATACGAGTCCCGCACCGACAATAACCGCTCCCCAATGTGCTCGCGTGGATCGAGGGAGTTTTGCACGCCTTACCTTTAACAGCGCATTCCCGACAGCAAACAGAAACATAACAGATAGAAAGGAGAGGGTATAAACTCCAGCCAGAGAATCAATGTTTCCCGACGTCATCGCAAATATTGAACCGCATATGGCAAAAAATCCCAAGATGATCCAATGGTTTGTTTTTCTTCGCTCATTTTCATTTAACAATACAAATGGCAAACAACGATCTAAAGCCATGCGCTTAGCAAGTCCAGTAACTCCGACAAAGCTTGTTAATACAGCACCAGAAAGAACCAAAAATGCATTTATTCCCACCCAATATCCAAACCATGTAGAACCGCTGTCTGCACCAAGTCGTGCCAATAAATTTGTTTTGTCACTTATAATGGCTGACATCGGAAGCACGCCCAGTGCTAGAATACAAATCAAGGGATTGATAACTGTCACAGCAAGCCACATGTTTTTTAGTGTTTTATCGAAAACCCCTGGACGCTGTTCCTCAATGTAATTTGCTGAGCTTTCAAATCCGCTTATGCCGAGCAGGGCAACCAAATATCCTTTTCCCAAAGCAAAGTACCATGGATCACCAGGCATACTGTGAGTGAGATTATCGAAAGTAGTTGAAAACTGCGTAATAAAACTCCAAAGACCGAACAAAATTAAAATTGTAATAGTCGCCATGTGGACCATAAAAATCCCCAAAGCAACCTTTGCAGATTCTCCAACTCCGTAAATGGTTAGAATCGCAAAGAACAACAGAAGCAAAATCGTGCAAGCCCCTACAGGTAGACCGGGAATTATTGACTTGAGATAGTGAATAGCTTCATTGGCACTAATCACAGCGGTTGCTATATATGACAAAATAGTCAGGCATGCTCCGGCCGCTGCGACTTTCTTTGAAGTTGTGTTGAGCAACAATGTGTAAGTGCCACCATTCATTGGCAACGCGGATCCCACTTCTGAGTAGATTTTTCTAAAAAATAAAGCGTGAAACTCACGAGTAACAGAGCAAGTGGGGCATAAATTCCCGAAACACCAATTGCGAGGGCAGATACGTAGAGGCAGCTTGAAGTTATGTCGTTTCCACAAATAGCTGTAGCTAACCATTCTCCCAAAAAATGTTTCTTTTCGCGATCAAGATGGGCAACATCCGCACTTTGGGACGGCTTAATATTCTCGAGATTTTCAGTATTGCCCCATCCCGCAAAGTCCTTGTCTAGCAGACTTATATTTCGAGTATCTTGTGCATTACCGCCCAATTTGTAACCTTTCCTTCTTGCATAACCAAGCCGACTCAGACAGACGACAAGATTTAAAGATATACATGTTAATTAGCATCGCCCTCAATCTGCCATCTTAGCTCGCGAATCGGCTTAAGAGATTTGCCAACAGTTTTTCGACTTCGTTCTTGTTTTTCAGTCAGTCGGCGAAGCTGTTTTTCAAGCGAACGAATTACTTTAAGTGCCGCGTCCCGCGGATCGGATGCCTTTTCTTCGGCACGAAGCTGTCCTCCACCACGAATAGTGATATTACCTACAAACTTAAAAACTTTTACTGAGGCATCGCGCTTACGGGCGATTGGCCGAAGTAAAAAACTGACCTTATACCTACCATGGCTTTTCGATATTCGACGAACCAGCGTGCCCGCATGTTTTTGCACGAATAAATCTAGGGCTTGGGAAGCTGGACTATCAATAAACTTCATGTAATTACTCCTTGTTATCTCTCTTTGCTTGTTTGCGTTTTGTGCTTGAACTTGCATGAGCCTGCTTTCGCACAACCCCAGTTTTACGTAGGCGTTGCTTTTTTAATTTGGGACTTGCTTTTCTCTTTAGTTTTGACTTCTTTTTCTTCATTTACGCCATCTTTCATGTCTGTTTTTTGTTAACTCAAACAATTAGATCGAATTTAAATCCTACAAAGTCAATTTTTCTAGACAATTCCTTTGGGTATCGTCGTTTTAATGCAATTCGCCATCCAGAAACGAAGGTCTCGTTATCCCAGCTTTTACTAGGGCTTCATTACCTCTAATCAGTAAATCACTCTGAAAGGCCTTTTCAAATTGAACATCAAGAACATAGCTTTTTACTCGAATCTGCATGGCGGGTCTGTTTGCAAAGTTCATTTCTGTTAAAACTAAAGCGACAGGTTTTTTTAGAAAAACGTACGGACTAGTGACAGCGGTCTCATATAAAATCTCTTTTGCTTGCTTAATATCTGTCGACAGGTCCACATGGAAGTTAACCTCAATCAGCATATCCATAGCCCCAAAGTTTCCAGAGGCAACGGCATCCGTAACAAATTTGCTATTGGGGATTGTGACAACAGAATCGTCCAGGGTCACAAGTCGAACTGCACGCAGTCCAATTGTCGTTATCTCACCGTAAATGCCATCGAAAGTTACTCGATCACCCACTTGGAATGGACGGTCGAAAATCAGAATAACTCCAGCAACAACTGAGGCCACCAGGTCCTTCATAGATAGACCTATGGCAACTGCCAAAGTCCCACTTGTTGCGAGAAGTAAGGATTTCGGCGGATTTATCACTCCATAAAGCAAGT
Proteins encoded:
- a CDS encoding APC family permease; the encoded protein is MNGGTYTLLLNTTSKKVAAAGACLTILSYIATAVISANEAIHYLKSIIPGLPVGACTILLLLFFAILTIYGVGESAKVALGIFMVHMATITILILFGLWSFITQFSTTFDNLTHSMPGDPWYFALGKGYLVALLGISGFESSANYIEEQRPGVFDKTLKNMWLAVTVINPLICILALGVLPMSAIISDKTNLLARLGADSGSTWFGYWVGINAFLVLSGAVLTSFVGVTGLAKRMALDRCLPFVLLNENERRKTNHWIILGFFAICGSIFAMTSGNIDSLAGVYTLSFLSVMFLFAVGNALLKVRRAKLPRSTRAHWGAVIVGAGLVFLGLVGNFFLNVEGARIFLIYYAVTFGVVLLILMRTTILKFLLNAIQHSVGLLPGTKQILSKSLQKIVDHINSIQTVYYTKGDNLSTLNRAAQYVLLNEQSKRLKIVHVYSEKKKIPPSIWYQARVIDEIYPNLRIDLVLVKGIFSPELVDALSKRFGIQKNQMFIGTPGGNFPHKIESLGGVRVVI
- a CDS encoding HPF/RaiA family ribosome-associated protein, giving the protein MKFIDSPASQALDLFVQKHAGTLVRRISKSHGRYKVSFLLRPIARKRDASVKVFKFVGNITIRGGGQLRAEEKASDPRDAALKVIRSLEKQLRRLTEKQERSRKTVGKSLKPIRELRWQIEGDAN
- a CDS encoding mechanosensitive ion channel, which gives rise to MNETNVESLSEVFELFSVTKIALVILGVVILGILAKAVNSAGEKLELRLPSQRLVIAQFVTIISFLIYILGGVYLLYGVINPPKSLLLATSGTLAVAIGLSMKDLVASVVAGVILIFDRPFQVGDRVTFDGIYGEITTIGLRAVRLVTLDDSVVTIPNSKFVTDAVASGNFGAMDMLIEVNFHVDLSTDIKQAKEILYETAVTSPYVFLKKPVALVLTEMNFANRPAMQIRVKSYVLDVQFEKAFQSDLLIRGNEALVKAGITRPSFLDGELH